Proteins encoded by one window of Vitis vinifera cultivar Pinot Noir 40024 chromosome 10, ASM3070453v1:
- the LOC100259382 gene encoding small RNA 2'-O-methyltransferase — MEMGGAPPVVAKKTTHTPKAIIHQKFGDKACYKVEEVQGDTQNGCPGLAIPQKGPCLFRCSLQLPEFSVVSEYFKRKKDAEQSAAEKALRKLGVDPAASNSIVREPWDELISRLSYLFADEFLSSLHPLSGHFRAALQRDGDLYGLIPVSVFAVCDTKLGNICKSINPGVESNPFLVIPLVLKAAASGSFATSEGQLWMRRQNPYPPEIIQSSISSQLSSPESIWIEAVYIPYSLEKNVESLTLNVSSTGYYLDAIARKLSLADTSKILVSRTVGKASSEMRLYFSAPEWYLVDLLSDLNVEEVNSEEGSFNARASYFSGHAIYGNAILASIGYTWRSMDLFHEDVSLQSYYRLLISKIPSGVYKLSREAILTAELPMAFTTRANWKGSFPRDLLCSFCRQHRLSEPVFSMLSTPLKQSSEVSGSCKRLKVAESSAEETEYRNGAGVVPHGNESVGLGDTFMCEIKIYSKLQDLIIEYSPKDSYRKHSDALQNSSLRVLLCLNTYFKELDMPLEKLASAADIHIYPEKFAKTFASCPSIHNLRQRNETQRERLLDSNSINQPYIMPGHELYSFNIKGPDSGTSPSNGSLACINYVAFLVAEGEHMKERVESNDEFEFEIGVGAVIPHLEVVVTQMSVGQSACFNMDLPPQELILAATGDPVKTISLLSSKVCFLEYSIVLLRVTEPLEDRMEQALFSPPLSKQRVGFALQHIKESSAATLIDFGCGSGSLLDSLLDFPTSLEKIVGVDISKKSLSRAAKLLHSKLSRNSDAGEPSGGIKSAILYEGSITFFDPRLYGFDIGTCLEVIEHMEEDQACLFGDVVLSYFCPKVLIVSTPNYEYNAILQRSNPSNQEEDPDETSQSQACRFRNHDHKFEWTRKQFNHWASNLARKHNYSVEFSGVGGSADVEPGFASHMAVFRRSVPLETDNHPNPVDLIRQYEVVWEWDRSNR, encoded by the exons ATGGAAATGGGTGGAGCGCCACCTGTTGTAGCCAAGAAGACTACACATACACCAAAGGCTATTATACACCAGAAATTTGGTGACAAGGCATGCTATAAGGTAGAGGAAGTGCAGGGGGACACTCAAAATGGATGCCCAGGATTGGCCATACCACAGAAGGGTCCTTGCCTTTTCCGCTGCAGCTTGCAGCTTCCAGAATTTTCTGTTGTGTCAGAATACTTTAAAAGGAAGAAGGATGCTGAGCAATCTGCTGCGGAAAAGGCTCTACGAAAG TTAGGTGTTGATCCTGCAGCCAGTAATTCCATCGTGCGGGAACCATGGGATGAATTGATTTCTCGTCTCTCCTATTTGTTTGCTGATGAG TTCCTTTCATCACTTCATCCTCTGAGTGGTCACTTCAGAGCAGCTTTGCAGAGAGATGGTGACCTTTATGGTTTAATTCCAGTTTCAGTGTTTGCTGTCTGTGACACAAAGCTTGGTAACATATGCAAATCCATTAACCCTGGGGTGGAGTCGAATCCTTTCTTGGTTATTCCACTTGTTCTGAAGGCTGCTGCATCTGGGTCTTTTGCTACTTCTGAAGGACAGCTTTGGATGAGGCGGCAAAACCCATACCCTCCTGAGATTATACAGTCTTCTATTAGCAGTCAGTTGAGCTCCCCAGAAAGCATTTGGATTGAAGCTGTATACATTCCTTATTCACTGGAGAAGAATGTTGAATCTTTGACGCTTAATGTTTCCTCAACTGGGTATTACCTTGACGCTATTGCACGAAAGCTTAGTTTAGCTGATACGTCTAAGATACTGGTCTCAAG GACTGTAGGAAAAGCTTCTTCTGAGATGAGACTGTATTTTTCTGCCCCTGAGTGGTATCTGGTGGATCTGTTATCAGATCTAAATGTGGAAGAAGTTAACTCTGAAGAAGGATCATTTAATGCGAGGGCAAGTTACTTCTCTGGTCATGCTATATATGGCAATGCAATTTTGGCATCGATTGGATACACGTGGAGGTCTATGGACCTCTTTCATGAAGATGTATCCCTGCAGTCATATTATAG GTTGCTTATTAGTAAGATACCTAGTGGTGTTTACAAGTTATCCAGAGAGGCAATACTCACAGCAGAGTTGCCTATGGCATTCACCACACGAGCAAATTGGAAGGGTTCCTTTCCGAGGGATCTCCTCTGTTCATTCTGCCGTCAGCATCGTCTATCGGAACCTGTCTTCTCTATGCTAAGTACGCCTTTGAAACAGTCATCAGAGGTATCAGGATCGTGCAAAAGATTGAAGGTTGCAGAGTCCTCTGCAGAAGAAACAGAATATAGAAATGGAGCTGGTGTTGTTCCTCATGGCAATGAATCAGTGGGATTGGGAGACACCTTTATgtgtgaaataaaaatatattctaagcTCCAGGATTTGATTATCGAGTATTCACCAAAAGATTCTTATAGAAAGCATAGTGATGCACTCCAGAATTCTTCCTTGAGAGTTCTCTTGTGTTTGAACACCTATTTTAAGGAACTAGATATGCCATTGGAAAAGCTAGCCTCTGCTGCTGATATCCATATTTATCCTGAAAAATTTGCTAAGACATTTGCATCATGTCCATCCATTCATAATCTTCGCCAGAGAAATGAAACTCAGAGAGAGAGATTACTGGATTCAAATTCTATAAATCAGCCATATATTATGCCGGGTCATGAACTTTATTCTTTCAATATAAAAGGTCCAGATTCTGGAACCTCTCCATCCAATGGATCTTTGGCATGTATAAATTATGTAGCATTTTTGGTGGCAGAAGGGGAGCATATGAAAGAACGTGTTGAAAGTAATgatgagtttgagtttgagaTAGGGGTTGGGGCAGTGATTCCCCATCTTGAAGTAGTCGTGACACAAATGTCTGTAGGTCAGTCTGCTTGTTTCAACATGGACTTACCTCCTCAAGAGTTGATTCTAGCTGCAACTGGTGATCCTGTGAAAACTATTTCATTGCTGTCTTCAA AAGTCTGCTTCTTAGAGTACTCTATAGTTTTGTTGCGTGTAACCGAACCCTTGGAGGACAGAATGGAGCAGGCTCTTTTTAGCCCTCCACTTTCAAAGCAACGAGTGGGATTTGCATTGCAACACATCAAAGAATCTTCTGCTGCTACTTTG ATTGACTTTGGATGTGGCTCTGGAAGTTTATTGGATTCTTTATTAGATTTTCCAACTTCGCTGGAAAAAATTGTTGGTGTTGATATTTCAAAGAAGAGTCTTAGCCGTGCAGCAAAG CTACTGCATTCAAAATTGAGCAGAAATTCAGATGCTGGCGAGCCAAGTGGAGGCATCAAATCTGCAATTCTTTATGAGGGTTCCATAACATTTTTTGATCCTCGATTGTATGGGTTTGATATAGGCACTTGCTTAGAG GTTATCGAGCATATGGAAGAAGATCAAGCATGTTTGTTTGGAGATGTAGTGCTGAGTTATTTTTGTCCAAAGGTTCTTATTGTTTCCACCCCAAACTACGAGTATAATGCAATACTTCAAAGATCTAATCCATCAAATCAAGAAGAGGATCCTGATGAGACATCCCAGTCGCAAGCTTGCAGATTTCGCAACCATGACCATAAGTTTGAGTGGACGCGGAAGCAATTCAATCATTGGGCATCTAACCTAGCCAGAAAACACAATTACAGCGTTGAATTCAGTGGAGTTGGGGGATCCGCTGATGTGGAACCAGGGTTTGCTTCTCACATGGCTGTCTTTAGAAGGAGCGTTCCGCTTGAGACCGATAATCACCCTAACCCGGTGGATTTAATTCGGCAGTACGAGGTTGTATGGGAGTGGGACAGATCCAACAGGTAA
- the LOC100254262 gene encoding wall-associated receptor kinase 2 has translation MALQVIQVHLVTIIISIISLVFSLKETKASTAKPGCPETCGNLAIVYPFGIGEGCYLDKRFEITCNNSSNPHPVLRLDQKKEAEVLDMSLEHVRIRDWTSPLCYANNALEGKSYSQFTLAPPMEPFSYSHTENKLIGIGCDIFAYIGDFHSTNSSIKNFISGCVSICNGQGWSWLDTNYSCSGIGCCQTTFPYDLPNFDVRVGNMSIWQEAKDWSSNQCCIVLIAENNFSGFHQFDISFSNQNMKYFYPAVLKWEIGNKSCHETQKRGDYACGRNSHCINSKKGSGYRCLCNPGYRGNPYLPDGCIDVDECMESNNTLCQKGAVCTNKNGSYYCDCPPGYYRDDDKPEYECVRNKGKLKPALLVSSGIVVTLVLLILPSIGFWLNQELEKRKKSKLKQMSFKKNGGLLMQQQISSSSIGSSVEKTKLYTIGELEKATDNFNAGRVLGKGGRGKVYKGMLLDGSIVAIKKSIVVDERQVVEFINEVFILSQINHRHIVKLLGCCLESEVPLLVYEYISNNTLSHHLHNEDHASTLSWEKRLRIADEIAGALAYLHSYASTAILHRDIKSRNILLDENFRAVVSDFGLSRLIAHEKTHLSTLVQGTFGYLDPEYFRSGQFTDKSDVYGFGMILAELLTGEKVICSSRSEESLAIHFRLAMKQNCLFEILDKVIVNEGQKKEILAVAKIAKRCLKLSGKKRPAMKEIAADLHQLRTMKQPSLQQTCQDNCSVSERYSISSASTSAVTEEYILQG, from the exons ATGGCTTTGCAAGTAATACAAGTTCATCTGGtcaccatcatcatcagcaTCATCTCCTTGGTATTCTCATTGAAGGAAACGAAAGCATCCACAGCCAAGCCTGGTTGCCCAGAGACATGTGGGAATCTTGCCATTGTTTATCCATTTGGTATTGGAGAAGGTTGCTACCTTGACAAACGTTTTGAGATCACATGCAACAACTCTTCCAATCCTCACCCTGTTCTCCGCCTCGACCAGAAAAAAGAAGCTGAAGTTTTGGATATGTCTCTGGAACATGTGAGAATCAGAGATTGGACTTCGCCTCTTTGTTATGCCAATAACGCATTGGAAGGGAAAAGCTATTCCCAGTTCACATTAGCGCCCCCCATGGAGCCTTTCAGTTATTCCCACACTGAAAACAAGTTGATAGGCATTGGGTGTGACATATTTGCTTACATTGGCGATTTCCATAGTACAAATTCCAGCATCAAAAACTTCATCAGTGGGTGTGTCTCCATCTGCAATGGCCAAGGCTGGTCTTGGCTTGATACTAACTACTCCTGCTCTGGCATTGGCTGCTGCCAGACTACTTTCCCTTATGATCTTCCCAATTTTGATGTACGGGTTGGTAACATGAGCATCTGGCAAGAGGCCAAGGACTGGTCCTCCAATCAATGTTGCATTGTCCTCATTGCAGAGAATAACTTCTCTGGATTCCACCAATTTGACATCTCATTCTCCAATCAAAACATGAAGTACTTTTATCCTGCAGTGCTTAAATGGGAAATCGGGAACAAGTCCTGCCATGAAACACAAAAGAGAGGAGATTATGCATGTGGCCGCAACAGTCATTGTATTAATTCCAAGAAAGGCAGTGGATATAGGTGTCTTTGCAATCCAGGCTACCGCGGGAACCCCTATCTTCCAGATGGCTGCATAG ATGTTGATGAGTGCATGGAGTCAAACAATACTCTTTGCCAAAAAGGAGCTGTTTGCACTAACAAGAATGGTAGCTACTATTGCGACTGCCCACCTGGTTACTACAGAGATGATGACAAACCTGAATATGAGTGTGTACGCAACAAAGGAAAACTCAAGCCAGCTCTTCTTGTTTCTTCAG GAATAGTAGTCACTCTTGTTCTTCTCATCCTACCTTCTATTGGCTTTTGGTTGAATCAAGAACttgagaagagaaagaaaagcaaACTCAAGCAGATGTCCTTCAAGAAGAATGGTGGTCTTCTAATGCAACAGCAAATCTCTTCAAGTAGTATAGGAAGTAGCGTTGAGAAAACAAAACTCTATACCATAGGAGAGTTGGAGAAGGCAACAGACAATTTCAATGCAGGTAGAGTTCTTGGAAAGGGAGGTCGTGGTAAAGTATACAAAGGGATGCTATTAGATGGAAGCATAGTGGCCATTAAGAAATCAATTGTAGTTGATGAAAGGCAAGTCGTTGAGTTTATCAACGAAGTTTTCATTCTTTCACAGATTAACCATAGGCACATAGTGAAACTGTTAGGTTGCTGTTTGGAGAGTGAAGTTCCTTTACTGGTTTATGAATACATCTCCAATAACACTCTCTCCCACCATCTCCATAATGAGGACCATGCATCAACATTGTCTTGGGAAAAGCGGTTGCGAATTGCAGATGAAATTGCAGGAGCCCTAGCATATTTACATTCATATGCTTCTACAGCTATCCTTCATAGGGATATCAAGTCTAGGAACATACTGCTGGATGAGAACTTCAGGGCTGTGGTTTCTGATTTTGGACTTTCAAGGTTAATTGCCCATGAAAAAACACACTTGAGCACATTAGTGCAGGGCACATTTGGTTACTTGGATCCAGAATATTTTCGGTCGGGTCAGTTTACAGATAAAAGTGATGTATACGGGTTTGGGATGATTCTTGCTGAACTTCTCACGGGTGAAAAAGTGATTTGTTCTAGTAGATCTGAAGAAAGTCTAGCAATTCATTTTAGATTggcaatgaaacaaaattgcCTGTTTGAAATTCTAGACAAGGTGATAGTGAATGAAGGTCAGAAAAAGGAGATTCTTGCTGTTGCTAAAATTGCTAAGAGATGCCTGAAGTTGAGTGGGAAGAAAAGGCCAGCCATGAAAGAAATAGCAGCAGATCTCCACCAATTGAGGACTATGAAGCAGCCATCACTTCAGCAGACCTGCCAGGACAACTGCTCTGTAAGTGAAAGGTACTCCATTTCTTCTGCATCAACAAGTGCAGTTACAGAAGAGTATATACTTCAAGGCTAG
- the LOC100249163 gene encoding wall-associated receptor kinase 5 has protein sequence MQVILDHPVTIIILLLFSSKETAASMAKPGCQETCGNVGIVYPFGIGRGCYHDKNFEVSCAYSSNPPRPSLVVLQVEVLKTSPDNVRICDWTVAACYFDYTSQAASAFTPMEPYSYSHAENKFIGIGCDIGAYIGELNRTSRSLTRYAGGCVSVCHIPGGQAWSNRTSCSGIRCCQTTFSNDLSNVDLWLTNMSMWSKAMAGSNSNPCSFAIIAEKNFSDFDRFDTTLSGENKTYFYPAILNWAIGNKSCQEARKRSHYACGSNSRCVDSDQGSGYKCRCSQGYRGNPYLQDGCIGTMFFIILGLVVGYIGT, from the coding sequence ATGCAAGTAATACTAGATCATCCGGTCACCATCATCATCCTCTTGCTATTCTCATCGAAGGAAACAGCAGCGTCCATGGCAAAGCCTGGTTGCCAAGAGACATGTGGGAACGTTGGGATTGTTTATCCATTTGGTATTGGCAGAGGCTGCTACCATGACAAAAATTTTGAGGTCTCATGCGCCTACTCCTCCAACCCTCCACGCCCTTCTCTTGTGGTGCTTCAAGTTGAAGTTTTGAAGACGTCACCGGATAATGTGAGAATTTGTGATTGGACTGTGGCTGCTTGTTACTTTGATTACACATCACAAGCGGCATCGGCTTTTACGCCCATGGAGCCTTACAGTTATTCCCACGCAGAAAATAAGTTTATAGGCATTGGGTGTGACATAGGTGCTTATATCGGTGAATTAAATCGTACAAGCCGTAGCCTAACAAGATACGCGGGCGGGTGTGTGTCAGTTTGCCACATACCTGGAGGTCAAGCCTGGTCTAATCGTACTTCCTGCTCTGGAATTCGCTGCTGCCAGACTACTTTCTCAAACGATCTTTCAAACGTTGATCTATGGCTTACCAACATGAGCATGTGGTCCAAGGCCATGGCCGGGTCGAACTCCAATCCATGTAGCTTTGCCATCATTGCCGAGAAGAACTTCTCGGACTTTGATCGATTTGACACCACGTTGTCCGGTGAAAACAAAACCTACTTTTACCCTGCAATATTGAATTGGGCAATCGGAAACAAATCTTGCCAAGAAGCCCGAAAAAGAAGCCATTATGCATGTGGCAGCAACAGTCGTTGTGTTGATTCTGATCAAGGCAGTGGATATAAGTGTCGTTGCAGTCAAGGCTACCGCGGGAACCCTTACCTTCAAGATGGCTGCATAGGTACTATGTTCTTCATTATTCTTGGCTTGGTAGTTGGCTACATAGGAACATGA